One Amaranthus tricolor cultivar Red isolate AtriRed21 chromosome 10, ASM2621246v1, whole genome shotgun sequence genomic window carries:
- the LOC130825207 gene encoding BURP domain-containing protein BNM2A-like → MLLKSGFPCLAFHLLLLMFMMNAKAEKSLSTSIQLEEADQVFFHYNDLKLGKKMPIYFGGAFPSQIPQFLPKAKADLIPFSSQKLEFLLEFFDIPLESRQAKAMEYTLKLCEMKAEGEFNICITSKESMLDFVRKIFNNSNSNSNSNNNDRFFKVLSTSSLPKSSKLLQNYVIVKQPKQVPSPKMVPCHMLIYPYAVFKCHVQKSKDQVFKISLLGEDGAYVDAIANCHMNTSNWDPNYVGFHVLGFKPGDSPICHFLPSNDLVWIPYSIPNEMENFM, encoded by the exons ATGCTACTAAAATCTGGGTTTCCATGTTTGGCTTTTCACCTCTTGCTTTTAATG TTCATGATGAATGCTAAAGCAGAGAAGTCTTTATCAACATCAATTCAGTTGGAGGAAGCAGACCAAGTTTTCTTCCATTACAATGATCTCAAACTTGGGAAAAAGATGCCAATTTACTTTGGAGGTGCATTTCCTTCACAAATCCCACAATTTCTTCCTAAGGCAAAGGCAGATTTAATCCCTTTCTCGTCTCAAAAACTCGAGTTTCTTCTCGAGTTTTTCGACATCCCTCTAGAATCTCGACAAGCTAAAGCAATGGAATACACGTTAAAACTATGTGAAATGAAAGCAGAAGGAGAATTTAACATATGTATTACGTCCAAAGAGTCTATGCTTGATTTCGTTCGTAAAATctttaataatagtaatagtaatagtaacagtaataataatgacCGATTTTTTAAGGTGTTGAGTACAAGCTCACTACCAAAATCATCCAAACTATTGCAAAATTATGTCATAGTGAAACAACCTAAGCAAGTACCAAGTCCTAAAATGGTACCATGTCACATGTTAATATATCCTTATGCAGTATTTAAATGTCATGTACAAAAGTCAAAGGATCAAGTGTTTAAAATATCATTATTGGGTGAAGATGGAGCATATGTGGATGCCATTGCAAATTGTCATATGAATACTTCTAATTGGGATCCTAATTATGTTGGGTTTCATGTTTTAGGGTTTAAGCCAGGGGATTCTCCTATTTGtcattttcttccatcaaatgATCTTGTTTGGATACCTTATAGTATACCTAATGAAATGGAGAACTTTATGTAA
- the LOC130825208 gene encoding uncharacterized protein LOC130825208, whose protein sequence is MRLFITLLLAVFLHVSSTNGRKDAGEYWGEKAIEALGMNLELNEEGNPLMKKPISISLVKDFGPRHNPIVLMHDGKAISTMENNGLLTGQSFVMDFGPRYNPIVLTHDDKATSTKENNGVLTSQSFVKNFGPRHNPIVLTHDGKAISTMKNNDLLTDQSFVKDFRPRHNPIVLTHDGKATSTKENNGLFTSQSFVKDFAPHHNPIVLTHKRKDISTKEDNGLSITQSFVKDFKSRYNPIVLTHNRKVIFTKENNGLSTSQSL, encoded by the exons ATGAGGCTTTTCATCACTCTTCTCCTTGCTGTTTTCTTG CATGTCAGCTCAACGAATGGCCGCAAAGACGCCGGAGAGTATTGGGGAGAGAAAGCAATTGAAGCCCTTGGAATGAACCTAGAGTTAAATGAAGAAGGGAATCCTTTAATGAAAAAACCAATAAGCATTTCTTTGGTTAAGGATTTTGGGCCTCGTCATAATCCTATTGTATTAATGCATGATGGTAAGGCTATTTCGACCATGGAAAATAATGGTTTATTGACTGGCCAATCTTTTGTAATGGACTTTGGCCCTCGTTATAATCCTATTGTGTTAACGCATGATGACAAGGCTACTTCGACCAAGGAAAATAATGGTGTACTGACTAGCCAATCTTTTGTAAAGAACTTTGGGCCTCGTCATAACCCTATAGTGTTAACGCATGATGGTAAGGCTATTTCGACCATGAAAAATAATGATTTATTGACTGACCAATCTTTTGTAAAGGATTTTAGACCTCGTCATAATCCTATTGTGTTAACGCATGATGGTAAGGCTACTTCGACCAAGGAAAATAATGGTTTATTTACTAGCCAATCTTTTGTAAAGGACTTTGCGCCTCATCATAATCCTATTGTGTTAACGCATAAACGTAAGGATATTTCCACTAAGGAAGACAATGGTTTATCAATTACCCAATCTTTTGTTAAAGACTTTAAATCTCGTTATAATCCTATTGTGTTAACTCATAATCGCAAGGTTATTTTCACCAAGGAAAACAATGGTTTATCGACTAGTCAATCTTTGTGA
- the LOC130825209 gene encoding ubiquitin-conjugating enzyme E2 32 — MATTDKYNLKNPAVKRILQEVKEMQSNPSNDFTSLPLEENIFEWQFAIRGPSDTEFEGGIYHGRIQLPADYPFKPPSFMLLTPNGRFETQTKICLSISNHHPEHWQPSWSVRTALVALIAFMPTPPNGALGSLDYKKEERRKLAIRSRDVPPTYGTPERQKVIDEIHAYMLSKAPPVPETLNQAPEDNHNEKYFQAEGSENAGRSEDAMDPEEGEINVEEAQAPLENANIVDHRDVGPRQVRAEISNLQQVSNRPARRVQRSTDNRFLTWAAVGLTIAIAFLLLKKLAKSSGYGAIFLSES; from the exons ATGGCGACCACTGACAAGTACAACCTCAAGAATCCGGCGGTTAAACGGATTCTTCAAGAAGTAAAAGAAATGCAATCTAATCCTTCCAATGATTTTACCAGCCTTCCtcttgag GAAAATATATTTGAATGGCAATTCGCAATTAGGGGACCCAGTGATACTGAGTTTGAGGGTGGTATATATCATGGACGAATTCAGCTGCCTGCAGATTATCCATTTAAACCTCCTTCTTTCATGCTTTTGACG CCAAATGGTCGTTTTGAGACCCAGACAAAAATATGTTTGAGTATATCGAACCATCACCCTGAGCATTGGCAACCGTCTTGGAGTG TCCGTACGGCGTTGGTGGCACTCATTGCTTTCATGCCAACTCCCCCTAATGGTGCTTTAGGATCTTTGGACTACAAGAAGGAAGAAAGGCGTAAACTAGCTATAAGATCTCGTGATGTGCCACCAACTTATGGAACCCCTGAGCGTCAAAAGGTGATTGATGAG ATACATGCATATATGCTCAGTAAGGCTCCCCCAGTTCCAGAAACCCTAAACCAGGCTCCTGAAGACAATCACAATGAGAAATACTTTCAAGCTGAGGGTAGTGAAAATGCCGGAAGATCTGAAGATGCGATGGATCCTGAAGAAGGTGAGATAAATGTCGAGGAAGCCCAAGCACCTTTGGAGAATGCCAATATTGTCGATCATAGGGATGTTGGGCCAAGGCAAGTCAGAGCCGAAATTTCAAACCTGCAGCAGGTTTCAAACAGGCCTGCACGTAGAGTACAAAGGTCTACTGACAATCGCTTTCTTACATGGGCAGCTGTGGGATTGACTATTGCTATTGCCTTTCTTTTACTGAAGAAGCTTGCAAAGTCTAGTGGTTATGGCGCCATTTTTTTAAGTGAATCATAG